The following DNA comes from Phoenix dactylifera cultivar Barhee BC4 unplaced genomic scaffold, palm_55x_up_171113_PBpolish2nd_filt_p 000804F, whole genome shotgun sequence.
TATCATAGTGCATGTCAGTATATACAGTTTGCATACGACACCCTAATGACATTTTACTCTCTGTAGTTTGATTACCTGAAGAGTTTGGAAATTGGGGAGAAGATCAACAAACTGAGATTCTGTGCTACACCCAACAATTCTCTATTTATACTTTCTACAAATGATAGGACAATTAAGCTATGGAAGGTAACAGTGATGCTCCACAGGCAAAACGCATTGTCAAAAGAATACTGTGTGTTGTAAAGTCTGATCTACTCACTTTTCACAGTTAAATCTCAATAAGACGTATATAAAAACTTTATgcagaaatttaatttttatgtgCTTCGGAAACCAGGTTTCAGAATGTAAGGTGAAGAGAGTCAAGGAAATGGAACTAAGTCCAAATGTTTCCTcagaaaatgcacttctttctgGGAAGAGTTTTGTGGCCGGGCTTAATGAATCATCCATCCAGAATGGTTATCATCTTGAATGGATAGATAAAAAGCCTAGGAGTGTTTCTCCAGCACCTGAGGAAAGCCCTAACACGGTATGTTGACATTTATGGAAAATCTGCTGCATATGTATATGGACACTGGTTTTAATAATACCTATAATCAGCTCATGATTTGTCTGCTATCATGATTCCCGGTGTAATTTGAACCCTCCAATCTGTTTATTGAGATAATTCTTAATGGAAAGATGCTTAAATGTGTTTACCTAGTTGGACAAGGAGTTTATTGAGGCAAACTGAGCTCCAGAACCTTCGGAAACAAGCCTTGCATCAGAGTGAACTCACTGATATGCACAGCTACTAGCCATTttcctttatccattttgtaaaTTACATTATGGGCAGAAATGAGAGAGATAGATCAGTCATATTGTTATACTATTTATTCATCCATTCATCATAAGCTGAAACAAAAAAGATAGATAAAAGGCATGGATTTTGTTGTCGTGCAGTGTAATCAATCATGATGTCATGTGTGATCAGATATTTAATGTTGGAGAGAGTTCTGTTGCAAGGTGCCGGAGGGTGTACGCACATGCTCATGATTATAATATCAATTCTATATCAAACAATAGGTAAACTTTCATACTTTCCCTTTCTCTGTGAtctgtaacttttttttttcagctaGAGAATACCATATTCAATATTTATGCGCATATCATTTCTCTTATGGTTCAAGAGTAATCAACCCATTTGATGTCTTAGACAGACTGCATAGATATTTACCTCTGTAGGATCTTATACTATATTTGCAGATAATACCTGATTTGAGTTCATAATGCATGTGCAGTGATGGTGAGACATTCATATCTGCTGATGACTTCAGAATAAACTTATGGAACATGGAAGTTAGTAATCGATGCTTTAACATTGTTGACCTGAAGCCACTGGACATGGAGGATCTCATAGGTGATTTATAATGACCTTAAAGCTTATAAGAGTGTGTGCTTTCGTCTTTTAAttcctatatttatttttaatgcaactttcttATCTTTATATGTTTTAAGTGGCGGAAGTGAAGGCTGGATAACTCTTGGGTTTAAATTAAACGATAATGTCTAGAATCTGCAAATTTCTGAATGTTATTCCTGCATGAGCCATTTCCtgtttgatagaggcagtggttAGGGATGTCAAAAGGTGGGGTGTGGTTGCATTTTCTTTCTATAACAATTGTTCTATAAGGAGACATAGTCAGATCACATGATCCAGTTGAAGGAGCAGATGAAAACCAGGTCACATAGTTCTGTTGTTGCCCTTAAAAAGGATCCTAGGTGGTTGTATGAGAGTTTATAATCAAAGATAGGCGAAGTAATATTTTACCAATTTGATTAGTCAAATTTATTGGTGATGTCTGATAATGTATTTCATTCCCATATTTTCTGCTGTTTTATTGGATGGTGATATTTGGTGCTCTTGGGAAAGTAAGTTTTGGAACTTCTTGATTCCAGAAGTTCTAAACACTTGTTTTTTGGACATTTTTAATGTTGATTTTAACTTCTCATTTAATCTAATAAGTATGCATATTTCTAGCAGAAATCAGCTTTTAAGTGAAGCATATTTTTAGCCCCTTTTTTTGTGATTGTGATTTTAACTGGACTTTTATGATGTTGAATCATTATTAAAATTAAATCATCGCTCATCAATAGTTTAGTGCCttaatgagtgatgagtttgtTGAGGTCATCTTCCTTGCAGCAATCATTTGCTAACATCTTCTGTTGTGGCAATTAATTGCAGGGTTTCTTGTCATATTGCTTTTTTCTGTCATGTTAGGAAATCTGGGGAGAGATCTAAATTTGACACTAAGTCTACATCTTTATAATTCCACTTAAGTCTCTGGATGATAGGGTAGCAAGCCTTCGAAAGTCAAAACATTCTCATATTGTAAGTTTGCTATTAAACAATAAAAGCTAGGTATTAAtgccattcttttttttttttgttcttctgttTGATTATTCTCATTTTCTGAGGGAAAAAGAAGTCTTGGACTCATGAATAGATTGCTTTTTTCTGAAGGTAGGTTTTGCAACCCTAGTTCCTTTTGCTCTAGCCTTGCCACTGAGGTGGTAGCTCAGTGGAACTGGGCCTTACTTCCAATCCCGTGGTTCCGAGTTcaaaacgcgcgggcgtcgattaaattatggAGATCGGATGCTCCCTGCTCGGACACGTGGTTGGGAGGGCTTATTGGTCTTCTGGTAGCCTTGGTGGTGTCggatgtgacgtactcacacggggTTCGAATCGGAGCCCAGAGGGGTAACCGAGCCAGACCACGGGTgggaagggtatgagtaaaaccggccggggtgcccaacacggtcatttctgcccacatcgaacattctcctggcggagtgggggcccagtgggggctgctacgcgggggtgggcttgtcccttcctccccccttcccctttttttacCACCAAGAAAAAAGGGGGCTGATCCATGAAAGGGACATGGCATTGGAAATAGCAACTTGCCTGGTCTTAATGTTACCATGGAATGAAGGGATATTGGCTCAAGATCAGGGTTTAGTTGTGGAGTGAGCCCCAAGGAATTTAGACAACCTCAGCTGGAAGAAGGTCATGATACTGATAAAATCAACTAGTTGGGAATTAGaggccagagagagagagagagagagagatccatTGTTCAAGTCAACCAAACTATCATAGTTGTAGTGGAACGTCAATAATGGATTGTCTAAAGAAGGAAGGAATGGTCAAACTTAATGATCTGCTCGTGCATGTTTGACTTGCCAATACCTAATGCAAGATCGAGGTTATTTGGAGAAAAGTCCTTCGCTTTACACATCGTAGACCTGATGATTATCCAAGGAAACTGCTTTGCTTTGTCGGTAAGAGAGTTCCTGTCCAGATCTCAAGAATATGATACTTTTTTGCCATTTGTTGGGGGAAGCgccgggttttttttttttgttgggttgggggggggggaggtggAGACTGACCAAGGCTTGGAGAAGGTCTCATTTTCTACAGCATAATTTTGACAGACTCATCTAGTCATCTCCTTGTATAGTAACCTTACTATTCCATTTTCTGCTCATGCAGTCATGACTTCatcattttttccccttttttgagGGGAAGGTGGGCCTATGCCTTAACTTGTTGCTAATAAGAAAGAAATAATACAGGAAGTGCTACTACCCTAATGGATAGTAAGTAAAAGATCCCACGCAATTACAATGctaaaggagaagagagctTTACTCCTCATTCTCTCACAACTTGCAGCATTATGACTCCCACACATAATCTCCCAATCAGAAATCTGGTAGATAATCTTCTGAAGTGTGCTTCATAATTGCATGCCTTCTTTCAGAAAAATTTGATGGTTCCCTTCTTTCCAAAGACTCCAGCAAACTGCAAGTATTAGCCCATCCCATCCTTCTCTAATCTCTTTCTTCTCATAGCAGACTAACGCAAATTAGTACTCATTTTTGTTCATCAGAGCACATTTCTTATTTTAAATCTCTATCTCTGAAGCCTGGCCTTACTAACTGTCTTGTGATGAACAAATTACATATTCAACCAGAGGTCATAACATCTGCCGAGTTTCATCCAGATTACTGTAATCTCTTAGCTTACAGCAGTTCAAGAGGTTTTATCCGATTGGTTGACATGCGTCAATCGGCACTATGTGACCAGAATGCAAAAATGTGAGTCTTTCGCGCCTATACATCATATATTTTGACAGTGTTCCAATCATTTTTGTGTTGCAGGTGGTATCTATTTCATGCTAAGTTTGCTAACTTGAAATTGCTACTTCAGATTACTAGATCATGAAGCTCGTGGATCTAGATCCTTCTTCACCGAGATAATTGCTTCAATTTCTGATATAAAGTTTGCAAAAGATGGAAGACATATTTTAAGTCGGGACTACATGAATCTAAAGGTTCTCTAGCCTTTCATTCTTGGTCATGAGAACAATGTCTAGTATCCTAAATAATTTGTCTATTTAATTTAGAACATGCATCTCTAATGAGCCATCTAGCATGTTATTATGCCATGTGCCTAGCCCAACTTGTGTACATGTGACTGCCTCTACCATTATGGGGCTTTTTGGTCATCCAACGACTAAAAGGGGGATGCCCTAGTATGAACAAAGAAATAATGAACTTATTAAATTTATGAAGTTCATTTTTTGGGgtcatattatatttttagtttatttttcaTCATCTTATGTTTTATGTAGTGGGTGCTAATTTTGTAAGGGTTTGTTATCATTTTGGGAGCTTGCACATGTGTTAATCACTTATATATACATCAGCCCACTTCCTTTCGATACAATCCACTTTGTAATTTGAGCCATAAGATTTCCCACCATAATTTATAATAAGCCAATGTCCTTTCATCTTTCTAGATTCATCCTTTTATTTTCCTAGACACTTCATGATAGCTCTTTGCATTTCCATATACTACTATAAATTTGTGTCTGTGTGCAATCTTGTATGTGCTAGAGTttagggcatgtttggttggaggGAGTTGGGCTCTGGAATGGGAATGAGTGACTCCCATTCTAGCCGTTTGGTTAGGGAGAGTCTCATTTCCATTTCAATTTTGGGGGGCATGAGAATGCCCCAATTACCCAAAACCCAATCTCGCCTTTCTCCTAATATTCAAATTCCATTCcgattttgattttgattccaGTTACAAATCAAACACGTCGGAGAATATAGCCATTCtgattttcattccaatccattttaaTTCTGATTTCAATTCCAATTTCGGTCACAAACCAAACACACCCTTAGTATAAGAACCTCTTGTATATATTTGTCTTGTGAATCTTGTcacttagattttttttgttccaaaatatattaatgaaacattaagaagCTTTTCTCTTTGCCCCCAAAtttgtaattattctttttcTACTTTCGATTGGAGTTGGGCTAGTGGACTTTGTGTTCGCTATTTGAGGAGGGGACTTTCGAGCTTGTTGGTGATCGTCCTTTTTCACGGAAGCTCATCTAACAATttaactcttttcttttctttttttgtcctttcttcttttcaatcttatttcttcttcttctttccttttttataCTAGTTATGTACTTTTTTTGAGGCAGAATTATGTTTTTCGCTGCTAGATCTGCATTCTAGAGGTTGATCTACAAGAGAGATATTCTATACCTGAATTCTTGAAACCTTACATTATTTAGATTATGCCATGACCACTGATTGTAATGAGTCCAAGGTTCGCCGAACCAGTACCAGAGGTTGGACCAGTCGACGACTGGTTCGATACGGTATGAGTCTGTACTGTGCCATTCTAGGACATATTGAGaacagggagagggagggaggggggagaaaagaagagaggaagagaggaggaggaaggggtggGTCGAGGGTTAAACCCTAAACCTAACCCTAGCGgagcgagagagggagagggagggaggagggaggaagggggagagccGAGGGAAACCATAATTCTAACCCTAGCGGAGAGTGAGAGAAAGAGGGGGGGTTATAATTGTACTggtgggttgggggggggggttggcCTTTCTCCGAGCTCTCAAAATGAATCGTTTTGGTTCCTCCTCAGTTTGGTGCATCTCAAACCAGGCTGTTTGGGGTAGTACAGCCAAACATGATAATGACCATTGCTGTCCAAAGTAAACATTTTGGTTGGATGATTAATGGGATAGTGTACTGTATAGGCAGATTGATGGATGGACTTGGATGGCAAAGATCCATCCTGATTGATTGAAATCATAGTATAACATGAATTATTGTAATATGTAGGACTCTCATCTCGAGATATGTTTTATTTGTAATAGCACTATGTTCTCGTCATCCAAAATTCTCAAAATACTGAAATTGAGTATCCCTAAGAGAATTGAGTGCTTGTCTTCCATTGTGGCGATGATGCACATGTCTTAATCTTAAATGATGCTTAGTTACACAAATTGTTAAAAGTGAAAGTTCTACAGCATTTTTGGAGGACAATAGGAAATcaattattgtttttaagtttgtTCAATATCATAACTAAGATTCAAGGGAGTTTCAAGCAAATAATTCAAAGCATACAAGGAATAAAGTGCTTCACATGCAGATACATGAttaataatgaaaaaaaagaatatcaaACAAActgtttttaaaaaatgaaacaaaCGAGAAATAGTATGTATTCAATTTATTCTACTATATAATGTCAACTCCTGCGATATGTCTGTGTGTGGGGCTTGTTTGGCCGTCCATATTTTCCAATAGTTCTTTTTCCCCTCTTGTGCATTTTCTCTCCCCCTAGCCCCAATTTTACTCTCCAACCAAAAGATCAAAGATTCAAGCCCCTCTTctagcatttatttatttatattaaaattaaaaaaataaagatttgaGTCATTTtagcatttttttaatttattatatataattaaaaaataaaattatgcgTGCATGTCACATTCTAGTACAGAAATAATTGCAAGAAAAAGCTAATAGAGAAAATGACATTTATTATAAGAAAATACAAGAAAGATAATTATATGGCTCGAAAATATGAATAAGGACTAAGAAAAGGGCTTACATGATAGCTTAAGTATGCGATTGATCATACCGAACatcaatagaaaaaaatataaatgcaaaagaaaaataggaatcCTCTTTTCGACTCTAACTCTCCACTTCAGtccttgcttttctttttgttactTTAATACTAGTTGTTTCAGCTTCAGCCATGCGGATTTTcaatatttctttttatttctcatCAAACGAATGACATCTTCttctattcatattttttttggcttgcatgatatataaaattcttaaaaatttcTTGTAATTCCTATCAATTTCTATG
Coding sequences within:
- the LOC120107243 gene encoding serine/threonine protein phosphatase 2A 55 kDa regulatory subunit B beta isoform-like isoform X5, encoding MSSSAALEWKFSQVFGEQSPGEKVDDVDFISAVEFESRGDYLVAGDHGGRIILFERTDGTNLHPRKELEHMDYPATVHPRYFYKTEFQSHELEFDYLKSLEIGEKINKLRFCATPNNSLFILSTNDRTIKLWKVSECKVKRVKEMELSPNVSSENALLSGKSFVAGLNESSIQNGYHLEWIDKKPRSVSPAPEESPNTIFNVGESSVARCRRVYAHAHDYNINSISNNSDGETFISADDFRINLWNMEVSNRCFNIVDLKPLDMEDLIEVITSAEFHPDYCNLLAYSSSRGFIRLVDMRQSALCDQNAKILLDHEARGSRSFFTEIIASISDIKFAKDGRHILSRDYMNLKLWDLHMESSPIAIFKINEYLRPKVIEAWVI
- the LOC120107243 gene encoding serine/threonine protein phosphatase 2A 55 kDa regulatory subunit B beta isoform-like isoform X3, giving the protein MSSSAALEWKFSQVFGEQSPGEKVDDVDFISAVEFESRGDYLVAGDHGGRIILFERTDGTNLHPRKELEHMDYPATVHPRYFYKTEFQSHELEFDYLKSLEIGEKINKLRFCATPNNSLFILSTNDRTIKLWKVSECKVKRVKEMELSPNVSSENALLSGKSFVAGLNESSIQNGYHLEWIDKKPRSVSPAPEESPNTIFNVGESSVARCRRVYAHAHDYNINSISNNSDGETFISADDFRINLWNMEVSNRCFNIVDLKPLDMEDLIDYCNLLAYSSSRGFIRLVDMRQSALCDQNAKILLDHEARGSRSFFTEIIASISDIKFAKDGRHILSRDYMNLKLWDLHMESSPIAIFKINEYLRPKLSVLYNHDAIFDKFECCISRDGHHFASGSYSNIFKVFSHDGGQDDGITLEASRNPNRVSHCRTATRTAGLLAALPVDSTEEDMTIQVLMLVMRSLAT
- the LOC120107243 gene encoding serine/threonine protein phosphatase 2A 55 kDa regulatory subunit B beta isoform-like isoform X1; the protein is MSSSAALEWKFSQVFGEQSPGEKVDDVDFISAVEFESRGDYLVAGDHGGRIILFERTDGTNLHPRKELEHMDYPATVHPRYFYKTEFQSHELEFDYLKSLEIGEKINKLRFCATPNNSLFILSTNDRTIKLWKVSECKVKRVKEMELSPNVSSENALLSGKSFVAGLNESSIQNGYHLEWIDKKPRSVSPAPEESPNTIFNVGESSVARCRRVYAHAHDYNINSISNNSDGETFISADDFRINLWNMEVSNRCFNIVDLKPLDMEDLIEVITSAEFHPDYCNLLAYSSSRGFIRLVDMRQSALCDQNAKILLDHEARGSRSFFTEIIASISDIKFAKDGRHILSRDYMNLKLWDLHMESSPIAIFKINEYLRPKVLQFLLRGLYGQGNRSLGYLVQLLFVVSVPCSSRNVLVIDNVLYGFSSYLCYIIMMLFSTSLSAALAGMDITSQVDLTAIFSKFSLMMVGKMMELHWKLAETQTGYHIVELPQELQDC
- the LOC120107243 gene encoding serine/threonine protein phosphatase 2A 55 kDa regulatory subunit B beta isoform-like isoform X2, which gives rise to MSSSAALEWKFSQVFGEQSPGEKVDDVDFISAVEFESRGDYLVAGDHGGRIILFERTDGTNLHPRKELEHMDYPATVHPRYFYKTEFQSHELEFDYLKSLEIGEKINKLRFCATPNNSLFILSTNDRTIKLWKVSECKVKRVKEMELSPNVSSENALLSGKSFVAGLNESSIQNGYHLEWIDKKPRSVSPAPEESPNTIFNVGESSVARCRRVYAHAHDYNINSISNNSDGETFISADDFRINLWNMEVSNRCFNIVDLKPLDMEDLIEVITSAEFHPDYCNLLAYSSSRGFIRLVDMRQSALCDQNAKILLDHEARGSRSFFTEIIASISDIKFAKDGRHILSRDYMNLKLWDLHMESSPIAIFKINEYLRPKLSVLYNHDAIFDKFECCISRDGHHFASGSYSNIFKVFSHDGGQDDGITLEASRNPNRVSHCRTATRTAGLLAALPVDSTEEDMTIQVLMLVMRSLAT
- the LOC120107243 gene encoding serine/threonine protein phosphatase 2A 55 kDa regulatory subunit B beta isoform-like isoform X6 is translated as MEGNSDAPQAKRIVKRILCVVSECKVKRVKEMELSPNVSSENALLSGKSFVAGLNESSIQNGYHLEWIDKKPRSVSPAPEESPNTIFNVGESSVARCRRVYAHAHDYNINSISNNSDGETFISADDFRINLWNMEVSNRCFNIVDLKPLDMEDLIEVITSAEFHPDYCNLLAYSSSRGFIRLVDMRQSALCDQNAKILLDHEARGSRSFFTEIIASISDIKFAKDGRHILSRDYMNLKLWDLHMESSPIAIFKINEYLRPKVLQFLLRGLYGQGNRSLGYLVQLLFVVSVPCSSRNVLVIDNVLYGFSSYLCYIIMMLFSTSLSAALAGMDITSQVDLTAIFSKFSLMMVGKMMELHWKLAETQTGIRGKCRCMQINKLSI
- the LOC120107243 gene encoding serine/threonine protein phosphatase 2A 55 kDa regulatory subunit B beta isoform-like isoform X4, giving the protein MDYPATVHPRYFYKTEFQSHELEFDYLKSLEIGEKINKLRFCATPNNSLFILSTNDRTIKLWKVSECKVKRVKEMELSPNVSSENALLSGKSFVAGLNESSIQNGYHLEWIDKKPRSVSPAPEESPNTIFNVGESSVARCRRVYAHAHDYNINSISNNSDGETFISADDFRINLWNMEVSNRCFNIVDLKPLDMEDLIEVITSAEFHPDYCNLLAYSSSRGFIRLVDMRQSALCDQNAKILLDHEARGSRSFFTEIIASISDIKFAKDGRHILSRDYMNLKLWDLHMESSPIAIFKINEYLRPKVLQFLLRGLYGQGNRSLGYLVQLLFVVSVPCSSRNVLVIDNVLYGFSSYLCYIIMMLFSTSLSAALAGMDITSQVDLTAIFSKFSLMMVGKMMELHWKLAETQTGIRGKCRCMQINKLSI